The DNA sequence ACCCGGTGGTACGGCACCGCTGTTCTCAACGATTTTGATGCTGGCCATTCCCGCAAAAATAGCAGGTTGCAAAGAAATTGTGCTTTGCACGCCCCCCGATAAAAAGGGCAACGTGCATCCGGCCATTCTATATACCGCCCAGCTTTGCGGAATCAAAACATTGTTCAAGATAGGGGGCATACAGGCTGTTGCGGCCATGTCATTGGGCACCGAGAGCATTCCGAAAGTCTTTAAGATCTTTGGTCCTGGCAACCAGTACGTGACCGTAGCCAAACAAGTGGCAATGCGGTTCGGTACCGCAATCGATATGCCCGCGGGGCCAAGTGAGCTGTTGGTCTTGGCCGACGATACGGCAAATGCCGGTTTTGTGGCCTCCGATTTATTGAGCCAGGCCGAGCATGGCCCTGATAGCCAAGTGGTACTCGTTTCGCTTTCCAAAGCGTTTATCGACGAGGTCGAAAAAGAAATCAAAAGACAGTTGGTAAAACTTCCTCGAAAAGAAATGGCAGAAAAGGCAATGGGCAACAGTCGATTGATCTTTATGGAAGATGCGCAACAAGCGTTGGACCTTATCAATGAGTATGGTCCTGAACATTTGATAATTTGTACGGCCAATGAGGCTTTCTTTGTCGACAATGTTTCCAATGCCGGTTCGGTCTTCATCGGAAATTACACCCCCGAAAGCGCTGGTGATTATGCTTCGGGCACCAATCACACCCTGCCCACCAATGGCTATGCGAAGCAATACAGCGGGGTCAACCTAGATAGTTTTATGAAAAGTATGACCTTTCAGAAAATTTCAAAAGAGGGCATGAAACAATTGGGGCCTTCCATCGAGATCATGGCCGGGGCAGAGGAGCTGGAGGCGCATAAAAATGCGGTCACGCTTAGGTTGAATGAATTAAAAGGGCAATAGTTTTGAACCTGCCTGCGACAAAGCAGACGCAGTCGAGAAATCTTAATATGATGAAGTTTACATTAGATGGTTTGGTAAGGGAAAATGTCAAGTCTTTGAAACCCTACTCCTCGGCAAGGGATGAATACCTTGCAGACGGTTCGCAAATGGTTTTTTTAGATGCCAACGAGAATCCGTTCGAGAATGGAATGAATCGTTACCCCGACCCACACCAGCGAAGCGTAAAGAATATTTTGGCAGACCTGAAAGGGATACCGGAGTCACAAATTTTGGTGGGCAATGGCAGTGACGAGGTCCTGGACCTGCTCTTCAGGGCTTTTTGCGAACCCAAAGTAGATAATGTGATCATTCTACCGCCCACTTATGGCATGTACAAAGTGCTGGGGGGCATCAATGAAATAAGGGTAAAAGAAGTGTTGTTGACCAACGATTTTCAACCAAATACCGATCAGGTTCTCGATACCGTCGATGGTAGAACGAAACTAATTTTTCTCTGTTCACCCAATAACCCCACTGCGAACAGCTTTGAGACAGCACATATCGAGCAGGTTTTGAAGGGTTTCAATGGTTTGCTGGTCATCGATGAGGCGTATATCGATTTCTCTAAAAAGGAGAGTTGGATTTCTAAATTGGGCACATATCCGAACCTGATCGTCACACAAACATTGTCAAAGGCTTATGGTATGGCGGGTATTCGAATGGGAGTATGCTACGCATCAGAGGCGATCATCGCTATTTTGAAAAAAATCAAGCCACCGTATAACGTCAATGAGCTGACACAGCAACAGGCAAAAAAAGGCCTTTTAGACCAGAAAGGTCTGGAGAAACAAGTGAATGCGATACTCGGGCAACGCGAAGTGGTGCGCCAAACTTTGTACAAGATTGGTTTTGTGAGAGAGGTTTTTCCATCAGATGCAAATTTTTTGTTGACCAGGGTCGATGATGCCGACAGAAGGTACACAGAACTGTTACAAAAGGGAATTGTGGCAAGAAACCGAAGTACACAGCCTTTATGTGAGAATACATTGCGCTTCACCATTGGCACTGCCGAAGAGAACAAACATTTGATTAACGCCCTAAACGAATTGGACAATGAGTAAGAAAGTATTGTTTATTGACAGGGACGGCACTTTGATAAGGGAGCCGGAAGATGAGCAAATCGATTCATTCGAAAAGTTGGAGTTCTATCCCAATGTGTTCTCCTTTTTGGGAAAGATTGCCAGAGAGCTCGATTTTGAATTGGTCATGGTCACCAACCAAGATGGATTGGGCACAGATGCCTTTCCTGAAGAAACGTTCTGGCCCGTGCAACATTTCATCGTTAAATCGTTTGAAAATGAGGGAATTGTATTTGATGAAATCTGTATTGACAAAACGTTTCCAGATGAGGGTGCCGATACCCGTAAGCCAGGTACCGGGTTGTTGAAAAAATATTTTTCCGAAGCATATGACCTTAAAAACTCCTATGTGATCGGCGACAGGATGACCGATATAGAATTGGCCAAAAACTTGGGCGCCAAAGGCATTTTCATTCAGAACAAAACCAATCTCGGACTATCAGAATTGGGTGTTGATGAAAAAGAACTCCAACAATACATTGCCCTTGAAACCAGTGATTGGCAAGACATTTACAGCTTGCTAAAACAAGTAAACCGAAAGGCAAGGGTCGTTAGAAAGACCAACGAGACCGAGGTTCAAATTGAATTGAATCTAGATGGCGGAGGCAAAAGCGACATCAACACGGGACTGGCTTTCTTTGACCATATGCTGGATCAGCTGGCGCGCCATGGGCAAATGGACCTAACAATCAAAACAGATGGGGATCTAGAGGTTGATGAGCACCACACCATTGAAGATACCGCCATCACATTGGGAGAAGCCATTGCAAAAGCCTTGGGCAATAAACTTGGTATTGAACGCTATGGTTTTGCCCTGCCGATGGATGATTGTCTGGCCCAAGTGGCAATCGATTTTGGTGGTAGAAACTGGTTAGAGTGGCATGCCGAATTTAAAAGGGAAAAAATTGGTGATATGCCGACCGAGATGTTCTTGCATTTTTTCAAATCTTTTACCGATGGTGCCAAGGCCAATCTGAACATCAAGGCTGAGGGCATTAACGAACACCACAAAATAGAGGCGATATTCAAAGCATTTGCAAAGGCGATTAAAATGGCTGTTAAGCGTGACCCTGAAAAAATGGTATTGCCCAGTACAAAGGGAATGATATAAGTCGGAAGTAGGAGGTACGAAATTAGAAGAACGAGGTACGAGGTGAGAAGTACGAGGTAAGAAGTACGAGGTACGAAGTAAGAAGTGCGAAGTACGAAATAAAAAGTATTGAAGAAGTGCAAGATTTAAAGTTAAGAACCAAGAGGTTTGCCATTGATTGTTGGCAGTTATGTGCAAAAATTCCCAAATCGAGAGAACATGATTCATGGGTAAGACAACTAATACGATGTTCAGGTTCTGTTGGTGCCAACTACAGAGCTTCACAAAGAGGAAAATCGACGGCAGACTTTATCTACAAGTTAAAAATTGTGGAAGAGGAAGTAGACGAATCAGTGTATTGGCTAGAACTTTTTTTGGAAATAATGGATACTAACCACGATGAAATCAATCGTTTAAGGAAAGAAGGTGACGAACTTTTGGCAATTACAGTTGCGTCTATAAAAACGGCAAGAAAAAACAAAAATTAATTCTAGTGATACTATTTTTTCACTTAACCTCGTATTTCGTACCTCAAACTTCATACTTCTTATGAATTTAGTAATTATCGATTACGGCGCAGGCAACATCCAAAGCATCCAATTCGCTTTTCAACGGTTGGGTGTCCAGGCCATGTTGACCAATGACAGCGAAGAGATCATAAACGCCGACAAGGTCATTTTTCCCGGGGTGGGCGAGGCCAGTAGTGCCATGCAAAAGCTGCGACAGCGTAAACTCGATGCGTTGATTCCACAATTGAAGCAGCCGGTTTTGGGTATTTGTCTCGGCATGCAGTTGATGTGTAATTCATCAGAGGAAGGCCATACGGAAGGATTGGGCATTTTCGATACCGAAGTGATAAAGTTCAACAATGGTCTGAAGGTGCCCCAAATCGGTTGGAACCAAATAGGCTCACTGAAAACCAACTTGTTCAAAGGGTTGAAAGAAAATGGTTATATCTATCTGGTGCACAGCTATTATGCCCCCATCAGTAAAGAAACGGTGGCGGTTTCAAACTATGGATTTGAATATAGTGCGGCACTTGCCAAAGACAATTTTTATGGCGTACAATTTCACCCTGAAAAGTCGGGTAGCTACGGAGCGAAGATTTTAAAAAATTTCCTTGCACTTTAGATTATGGAAGACTTTTATATTTCAACGGAAAAAGAAAGATTGAACATTGCAAAAATTCATCGAGAAATAAAGGATTCCTATTGGGGAGACTATCGCACGTTCGAAATGACCACGGCTACCATAGACCATTCCATATGCTTTGGAGTGTATACCCATCAAGGTGAACAAATAGGGTTCGCAAGACTTTTGACCGATAGGGTCGTTTTTGCATACCTCATGGATGTGATGATTTTTGACCCGTATAAGGGCATGGGAATAGGAAAAAAATTGATGCAACACATTATGTGTCATCCCATGGTAGATGGGGTGCTCACAGTAGCTCTTAAGACTAAGGATGCCCATGGCTTATATGAAGATTTCGGATTTAAGAGTATTGGCGATTCACCGGTATGGATGGCAATAGATAACGCTAAACTTGATTAATGAGAATTATTCCGGCAATAGATATCATCGAAGGTAAATGTGTACGGCTCTCAAAAGGAGACTATGCTACCAAGAAGGTGTACAACGAGAATCCCTTGGAAGTGGCCAAGCAATTTGAGGCACACGGTATCGAGTACCTCCATTTGGTCGATTTGGATGGGGCCAAGTCAAAACATGTCGTGAACCACAAGATCTTGGAACAAATTGCTTCAAAGACTGGCTTGAAGGTCGATTTTGGGGGTGGACTGAAAAGTGACGAGGATGTAAAAATTGCCTTTGAGAGCGGGGCACGACAAATTACGGGAGGCAGTATTGCCGTAAAGAACAAACCCGTTTTTCTGCGGTGGTTGGAAACATTTGGACCCGATAAGATAATTTTGGGCGCTGATGCCAAAGATGGAAAGATTGCCGTTTCGGGTTGGCAAGAAGATTCAGAAGAAGATTTGGTCCCTTTTATCCGATCATATAAGAAGAAAGGGATCAACTATGTGATTTGTACCGATATTTCAAAAGACGGAATGCTACAGGGCCCCGCATTTGATTTATATGCCGAGATCATCACCGCGACCACCGACCATCGAACCGAGATTGGTCCGAGTGGGGTAGAAGATTTCGAGGAAATCGGCATAAGCCTAATTGCCAGTGGCGGTATTTCTACCATTGAAGAATTGCCAAGGTTGAAGAAGATCGGATGTGAAGGGGTTATCATCGGAAAGGCGATCTATGAAGGGAATATTGACTTAAAACAACTGAAAGATTTTGTTTGATATGTTGGCGAAAAGAATAATACCCTGTCTTGATATTAAAGATGGCCGTACGGTCAAAGGGGTGAACTTTGTGAATCTGCGCGATGCGGGCGACCCTGTTGAACTGGGCCGATTCTATGCAGAACAGGGAGCTGATGAATTGGTCTTTTTAGATATTTCGGCCACGGAGGAAAAACGGCGCACCTTGGCCGAATTGGTCTATCACGTGGCCGAAAAGGTTGATATTCCCTTTACCGTGGGCGGGGGCATCTCATCGGTCGAAGATGTCGGAATGCTCTTAAAAAATGGAGCCGACAAGGTGTCCATCAACTCTTCAGCGGTAAAGAATCCTGATTTGATCAATGAGTTGGTGGCCAAATTTGGCTCGCAATGTATCGTGGTAGCCATTGATGCCAAAGAGGTTGACGGGCAATGGAAAGTACATTTGGTAGGGGGCAAGGTGCCCACCGACATTGACCTGTTCGAATGGGCAAAAGAAGTTGAAAAAAGGGGTGCGGGTGAGATACTGTTCACCTCGATGAACCATGACGGTACCAAAAATGGTTTTGCCAATGTAGCCTTGGCGAAACTTTCTGGGTTGGTCAATATACCGATCATCGCTTCAGGCGGAGCGGGCAACGTGCAGCATTTTGCCGATACGTTTATCGAAGGGAAAGCAGATGCGGCATTGGCCGCCAGTGTTTTTCATTTTAAGGAAATAGCGATTAACGATTTAAAGAACGAACTAAAGAAGAAAGGAATTCCGGTTCGATTATCATAAATGTCATTTCAAGCCTGCCTGACGGCAAGGCAGGGGCGGTTGAGAAATCTAGACTTTTCGATTCCGTTCAGGGTGACCCAAGATTTCAAAAATGAATGTAGATTTTACCAAAAATCCAGATGGGCTCATACCGGCAATCATTCAAGATGCCAAAACAAAGAATGTGTTGATGCTCGGTTTTATGAACGATGAAGCCCTCCAAAAAACAAAGGACACAAAGAAGGTCACTTTTTTTAGCCGCAGCAAACAACGTTTGTGGACCAAAGGGGAAGAGAGCGGCAATTTTTTAAAATTGGTCGATATAAAGGTAGACTGTGACAAAGACACACTTCTTGTGGCGGTCAATCCTGTGGGCCCTACCTGCCATACCGGTACCGATACCTGTTGGGGGGAAGAGAATACCCAAGCTTTTGGTTTTTTGAGCCATTTGGAAGACATTATCACTTCCCGAAAAAAGAACCAAGAAGATGAAAAAAGTTATGTGGCTTCCCTGTTTCGAAAGGGGATAAACAAAATCGCTCAAAAGGTTGGGGAGGAAGCTGTAGAAATGGTCATCGAGGCCAAAGATGACAATGACGACCTTTTCTTAAATGAAAGTGCCGACTTGTTGTTCCATCTTTTGATTTTACTTCAAGCGAAAGGTTTTGAATTGAACGATGTGGTTAAGGTATTGGAATCAAGACATGAATAGGCAATGTTCAAACAGTACTTTCCATGCCCATAGACAAACCACGGTGTCACTTCGAGTGTTTTCAATTGAGTGGTAACGAAATTGAAAATGTATCGAGAAGCTTGGTGCTCACATGGGTTCTCGATACGTCCTCCTTCGTCGGACACTCGAACTGACATCCATATCATTTCAAAAGAATGAAAATCTTCCATGTTTATATCCTAGAATGTTCTGACGGTACTTTCTACACCGGAATTACTTCAGACCTAACCAAGCGATTACAGTCCCATAAAGCGGGTAAGTATCGTGACAGTTATACCTATTCCAGAAGACCTGTCAAACTTGTATTTTCCTGTGATTTTACTGAAGCAGCTCAAGCCATAGCAACGGAAAAACAAATCAAGAAATGGTCTAAGGCTAAGAAAGCAGCACTTATTTCAGGCAATTTTGACCAGTTGCCAAACCTTGCTAAAAAGAAGTTCAAAACCAACAAGTAATAAATGGTGTCACTTCGAGTGTTTTCAATTGAGTGGCAACGAAATTGAGAATGTATCGAGAAGCTTGGTGCCGACAGGTGTTCTCGATACATCCTCCTTGGTCGGACACTCGAACTGATATTGGTGCAATGTTCTGACGGCACTTTCCATGCCCATAGACAAACCACGGTGTCACGTCGAGTGTTTTCAATTGAGTGGTAACGAAATTGAGAATGTATCGAGAAGCTTGGTGCCGACAGGGGTTCTCGATACATCCTCCTTCGTCAGACACTCGAACTGACGTTATTGACTAATCCCGCTTTTGAATCTTGGAATCCCCACTCAATCGTTGACGGATTATTTCCGCATCGCCGCGATAGTTCAAAACACTATCACCAGAGGCATCAATATCAATGGTCTGGGACACTGAAAGATAGGCTTCGCTATCGCCGGTGAGTTTTAGAACCAGGTCTTCAACGTACATATCGTAGTCTTTCAATTCACTATCTCCGCTTAAATCGGCATCGAGCCTGGTGGTCGTTCCGAAAATATCGACTTCTGAATCGCCTTTGAGGTCAACAAAAAGGGTATTGGTTTCCATTTCTCCGGTAAAGCGACTGTCCCCTGTGACATCTATCGAAACATTATCGGTTATCAACACATTTTCCAATTCGACATGGGAGTCACCAGAAACCCGGTAGTCAGCAATATTTCGAGTGGTGATGTACGCTTTCATCGTGGCATTACCGCGAACGTTCACATTGTTTTCGAGTCGAATTCTCAAGGTGTTCCCGTCTTTTGAAACGACAATCTTGTCATGTAGGTTGGTATTGGCCTCGATCTCAATGCGTTCTTCAGTATCTGAAAAGCGCACAAAGGCATCAAAATCACCGGAGACCTGAAGTCTTGAATAATCGGTAAGGGAATACTCCCGAATCGAAACTTCGTCTGAAACCCTTATGGTTTCTGTGTCACAGGAAGACACAAGTAGTGCTGTGGCCAAAAGGCCAAAAATTACATTTGATTTCATTTTGATTGATGTTTAAAAGTTATTTATCGGTGAATCGGAATCCAATTAAAGTGTATGGGCATCCAATTTTCTTGTTCGTCCTTGGTAAAAACGGTCTCGTTTTTTGAATAGACTTTGACCGTTGGTATGGGCTCTGGTCTGTTTTTACTTCGCTTTTCCATCAGTCCAGTTGCTTTTTATATCGGTTTCTGCCCATATTGAAAATCCCCAACTTTATTCCGATTTCAGTGCTAAAACCATTGATACGGTCGATCGGACTGTCAACCAGTTCTATTTCACTGGAGAAACGGTATTTTACCCCAGCTTCTATCTGTACAAATCGCGAAATATTGAAAAGGGCGCTTACCCCGGGCTCCAAAACAAAAACGGCATCCAAGTCGTCGTCGTCAAAGTCAAAATCCTCTTCATTATCAATGGTATCACGGTCAACATAACCCACTGCGCCGCCACCTATAAATAGTGGAAACGAAAGGCTAACGGCCGATCTCCCAAAAAGAATGGGTTCTAAATGAAATCCGGCGTAGCCAGCAAACAAATCGTCATTTTCGCCGCTACGCGGATTAAAAATATTCTGTCTTGAATACAGCCCTTTGGCCAAAAACCCGACTTCAAACTGTCGGTTGGCCACATAGGCCACTTTAAAGCTACCGATGTAGGTGTCTTCACCTTCAATTTCACCATAGCCCAGACCAATGCCCAGGTATACGCCGTGTACCACATTTCTACGATCGTTGAAAGTGATGTAGTTGCCATCATCATCTTGTGCTTTGAGCACTAGGGCAGAAAGAAAAAGGAACAGTAGGAAGATTGATTTTTGATGGTTCATCGTACTTGTTTATTTGATTGATTTCTTCTAAAGACAATTAAATTCATAAAAGGTTGCACCTTTACAAAAAATTATTCCCGAAGGGTGACGATTCCCTTGATTCCATTAATACTGATTGTGCCCTCTTTGCTCTCACCATACGTAGCTTGGATTTTTCTTAGCTTTTTTCCCTTATCGAGCATATCAGATTTCACATTTTCAAAAGACTTCGGTAAGCGCACCACGCCCTGTTCCAAGGTGGCATCAAAGCGATGCGAAAAATCGGTGACGGTCAAGTTGATGTCCGACGATTCCTGCTCAATGACTATCTCGGTTTCAGGCCCAATGATCTGTGCTACCCTAAAATCAGCGATTTTCATGGTCAGATCCACATCTTGGGTCAGGCGTTCTAAGTTTAGGGTACTGAATTTTAGGCTCCCATAGATCGTGCCTACTTCGGTTACCACAATGTCATCTTTATTGGAGTAGATTTCCAAGGCGTTTACCGTACCCATTTTCATTTCCATACCATCACTGTTCAATCGTAGGCTCTTGGAATTTTCCATGTCCAATTCCCCATTTTTCAAGTTTAGACTGGCATAGTCCAGATCTCTGGCGCGCACTTTTCCAAATTTTAAGATGATGTCGGCCTTGTTCAAGTCTTCACCTAACCAAAGGTCGCCGTGTTCGATCAAGGTGTTCAATTCACCGCTCCAATCTTCAATGAGCACATCGCCAAAGCGATTGGTCACTTTAAGCCCTGCTTTGTTGGGCATGAA is a window from the Muricauda sp. SCSIO 65647 genome containing:
- the hisD gene encoding histidinol dehydrogenase, whose translation is MQRIENPNRDIWPGLLKRPAVSYDDIEDLVLDIFKEVKTMGDNAVKKYAKQFDGADCEDFKVAESEIMAAKAEVPEALKQAIAVAKTNIEKFHNAQKTERLTVDTMPGVRCWQEKRPIEKVGLYIPGGTAPLFSTILMLAIPAKIAGCKEIVLCTPPDKKGNVHPAILYTAQLCGIKTLFKIGGIQAVAAMSLGTESIPKVFKIFGPGNQYVTVAKQVAMRFGTAIDMPAGPSELLVLADDTANAGFVASDLLSQAEHGPDSQVVLVSLSKAFIDEVEKEIKRQLVKLPRKEMAEKAMGNSRLIFMEDAQQALDLINEYGPEHLIICTANEAFFVDNVSNAGSVFIGNYTPESAGDYASGTNHTLPTNGYAKQYSGVNLDSFMKSMTFQKISKEGMKQLGPSIEIMAGAEELEAHKNAVTLRLNELKGQ
- the hisC gene encoding histidinol-phosphate transaminase encodes the protein MMKFTLDGLVRENVKSLKPYSSARDEYLADGSQMVFLDANENPFENGMNRYPDPHQRSVKNILADLKGIPESQILVGNGSDEVLDLLFRAFCEPKVDNVIILPPTYGMYKVLGGINEIRVKEVLLTNDFQPNTDQVLDTVDGRTKLIFLCSPNNPTANSFETAHIEQVLKGFNGLLVIDEAYIDFSKKESWISKLGTYPNLIVTQTLSKAYGMAGIRMGVCYASEAIIAILKKIKPPYNVNELTQQQAKKGLLDQKGLEKQVNAILGQREVVRQTLYKIGFVREVFPSDANFLLTRVDDADRRYTELLQKGIVARNRSTQPLCENTLRFTIGTAEENKHLINALNELDNE
- the hisB gene encoding bifunctional histidinol-phosphatase/imidazoleglycerol-phosphate dehydratase HisB — protein: MSKKVLFIDRDGTLIREPEDEQIDSFEKLEFYPNVFSFLGKIARELDFELVMVTNQDGLGTDAFPEETFWPVQHFIVKSFENEGIVFDEICIDKTFPDEGADTRKPGTGLLKKYFSEAYDLKNSYVIGDRMTDIELAKNLGAKGIFIQNKTNLGLSELGVDEKELQQYIALETSDWQDIYSLLKQVNRKARVVRKTNETEVQIELNLDGGGKSDINTGLAFFDHMLDQLARHGQMDLTIKTDGDLEVDEHHTIEDTAITLGEAIAKALGNKLGIERYGFALPMDDCLAQVAIDFGGRNWLEWHAEFKREKIGDMPTEMFLHFFKSFTDGAKANLNIKAEGINEHHKIEAIFKAFAKAIKMAVKRDPEKMVLPSTKGMI
- a CDS encoding four helix bundle protein — its product is MQDLKLRTKRFAIDCWQLCAKIPKSREHDSWVRQLIRCSGSVGANYRASQRGKSTADFIYKLKIVEEEVDESVYWLELFLEIMDTNHDEINRLRKEGDELLAITVASIKTARKNKN
- the hisH gene encoding imidazole glycerol phosphate synthase subunit HisH, which produces MNLVIIDYGAGNIQSIQFAFQRLGVQAMLTNDSEEIINADKVIFPGVGEASSAMQKLRQRKLDALIPQLKQPVLGICLGMQLMCNSSEEGHTEGLGIFDTEVIKFNNGLKVPQIGWNQIGSLKTNLFKGLKENGYIYLVHSYYAPISKETVAVSNYGFEYSAALAKDNFYGVQFHPEKSGSYGAKILKNFLAL
- a CDS encoding GNAT family N-acetyltransferase yields the protein MEDFYISTEKERLNIAKIHREIKDSYWGDYRTFEMTTATIDHSICFGVYTHQGEQIGFARLLTDRVVFAYLMDVMIFDPYKGMGIGKKLMQHIMCHPMVDGVLTVALKTKDAHGLYEDFGFKSIGDSPVWMAIDNAKLD
- a CDS encoding HisA/HisF-related TIM barrel protein — its product is MRIIPAIDIIEGKCVRLSKGDYATKKVYNENPLEVAKQFEAHGIEYLHLVDLDGAKSKHVVNHKILEQIASKTGLKVDFGGGLKSDEDVKIAFESGARQITGGSIAVKNKPVFLRWLETFGPDKIILGADAKDGKIAVSGWQEDSEEDLVPFIRSYKKKGINYVICTDISKDGMLQGPAFDLYAEIITATTDHRTEIGPSGVEDFEEIGISLIASGGISTIEELPRLKKIGCEGVIIGKAIYEGNIDLKQLKDFV
- the hisF gene encoding imidazole glycerol phosphate synthase subunit HisF; translated protein: MLAKRIIPCLDIKDGRTVKGVNFVNLRDAGDPVELGRFYAEQGADELVFLDISATEEKRRTLAELVYHVAEKVDIPFTVGGGISSVEDVGMLLKNGADKVSINSSAVKNPDLINELVAKFGSQCIVVAIDAKEVDGQWKVHLVGGKVPTDIDLFEWAKEVEKRGAGEILFTSMNHDGTKNGFANVALAKLSGLVNIPIIASGGAGNVQHFADTFIEGKADAALAASVFHFKEIAINDLKNELKKKGIPVRLS
- the hisIE gene encoding bifunctional phosphoribosyl-AMP cyclohydrolase/phosphoribosyl-ATP diphosphatase HisIE is translated as MNVDFTKNPDGLIPAIIQDAKTKNVLMLGFMNDEALQKTKDTKKVTFFSRSKQRLWTKGEESGNFLKLVDIKVDCDKDTLLVAVNPVGPTCHTGTDTCWGEENTQAFGFLSHLEDIITSRKKNQEDEKSYVASLFRKGINKIAQKVGEEAVEMVIEAKDDNDDLFLNESADLLFHLLILLQAKGFELNDVVKVLESRHE
- a CDS encoding GIY-YIG nuclease family protein; amino-acid sequence: MKIFHVYILECSDGTFYTGITSDLTKRLQSHKAGKYRDSYTYSRRPVKLVFSCDFTEAAQAIATEKQIKKWSKAKKAALISGNFDQLPNLAKKKFKTNK
- a CDS encoding head GIN domain-containing protein translates to MKSNVIFGLLATALLVSSCDTETIRVSDEVSIREYSLTDYSRLQVSGDFDAFVRFSDTEERIEIEANTNLHDKIVVSKDGNTLRIRLENNVNVRGNATMKAYITTRNIADYRVSGDSHVELENVLITDNVSIDVTGDSRFTGEMETNTLFVDLKGDSEVDIFGTTTRLDADLSGDSELKDYDMYVEDLVLKLTGDSEAYLSVSQTIDIDASGDSVLNYRGDAEIIRQRLSGDSKIQKRD